The Bacillus vallismortis genome window below encodes:
- a CDS encoding response regulator, with product MALKEWKVLLIEDDPMVQEVNKDFITTVSGFIVCATAGNGEEGIKLIKEKQPDLVILDVYMPKKDGIKTLQEIRKQKLEVDIIVVSAAKDKETISLMLQNGAADYILKPFKLERMRQALEKYKQYKQKIEANDTLSQEQLDAILNIPQQAVQDLPKGLNHFTMNEVTAILKRQTASLSAEEVAKALGIARVTARRYLDYLEKNGTIKLDVQYGGIGRPVNRYVFKG from the coding sequence ATGGCTCTTAAAGAATGGAAGGTTCTGCTCATTGAAGATGATCCGATGGTTCAAGAGGTAAACAAGGATTTCATCACAACTGTCAGCGGCTTTATTGTCTGTGCAACAGCGGGAAACGGAGAAGAAGGCATCAAGCTAATTAAAGAAAAACAGCCCGACCTCGTCATTCTCGATGTGTACATGCCGAAAAAAGACGGGATCAAAACGTTGCAGGAGATCAGAAAGCAAAAGCTTGAAGTGGATATCATTGTCGTTTCCGCTGCAAAAGACAAAGAAACGATCTCCCTTATGCTGCAAAATGGAGCGGCTGACTATATCTTAAAACCATTTAAGCTTGAGCGAATGAGACAGGCACTTGAAAAGTACAAGCAATATAAACAAAAAATAGAAGCGAACGATACGCTGTCCCAGGAACAGCTCGATGCGATCCTGAATATTCCGCAGCAGGCCGTACAGGATCTGCCAAAAGGATTGAATCATTTTACGATGAATGAAGTCACTGCTATTTTGAAGCGGCAAACCGCATCTCTTTCTGCAGAAGAGGTCGCCAAGGCGCTCGGTATCGCCAGAGTGACAGCGAGGCGATACCTTGATTATCTAGAAAAAAACGGAACCATTAAGCTGGACGTTCAATACGGCGGAATCGGCCGTCCTGTCAACCGCTACGTGTTTAAAGGATAA
- a CDS encoding GlsB/YeaQ/YmgE family stress response membrane protein produces the protein MLSFLVSLVVAILIGLIGSAIVGNRMPGGIFGSMIAGLAGAWIGHGLFGTWGPSLGGFAIIPAIIGAAILVFLLSLVFRGLRKEA, from the coding sequence ATGCTTAGCTTTTTGGTTTCATTAGTTGTAGCTATCCTAATCGGCTTAATCGGAAGCGCCATTGTGGGGAACCGGATGCCGGGAGGAATTTTCGGCTCTATGATTGCCGGGCTGGCCGGCGCCTGGATCGGACACGGACTCTTTGGCACTTGGGGACCTAGCCTCGGCGGCTTTGCCATTATCCCGGCAATTATCGGGGCTGCCATCCTCGTGTTCTTGCTGAGCCTCGTATTCCGCGGGCTGCGGAAGGAAGCCTAG
- a CDS encoding cupin domain-containing protein encodes MSEIQNLLAIANEVKEKHANFSISEVNDHCVRLAVFTGEYDWHHHPDSDELFIVLEGELLIDFKDKETAVLKANDSLLITKGTVHRTRSYVRTVNLCVEHTQAKTVIIEELPC; translated from the coding sequence ATGTCCGAGATCCAAAACCTGCTCGCCATTGCCAATGAAGTCAAAGAAAAGCACGCCAATTTTTCCATTTCAGAGGTCAATGACCATTGCGTGCGCCTCGCTGTGTTTACAGGAGAATATGACTGGCACCATCATCCTGACTCAGATGAATTGTTCATTGTTCTTGAAGGTGAGCTGCTGATTGATTTTAAGGACAAAGAAACTGCGGTACTCAAAGCGAATGACAGCCTGCTCATCACGAAAGGAACGGTTCACCGCACGCGCTCTTACGTCAGAACGGTGAATCTCTGTGTCGAGCATACACAGGCGAAAACAGTCATCATAGAGGAATTGCCATGCTAA
- the dctP gene encoding C4-dicarboxylate transporter DctP has translation MKLFKNLTVQVITAVIIGVIVGLVWPDIGKEMKPLGDTFINAVKMVIAPIIFFTIVLGIAKMGDMKKVGKVGGKAFIYFEVVTTLALIIGLFVVNIIKPGSGLDYSKLEKGDVSQYTQNGGQGIDWIEFVTHIVPSNMVDAFAKGDILQVLFFSILFGVGLAALGEKGKSVIDFFDKISHVFFKIIGYIMRAAPIGAFGAMAYTIGHFGLDSIKPLASLMMSVYITMFLFVFVALNIICKLYGFSLWNYLRFIKDELLIVLGTSSSESVLPRMMDKMERYGCSKSVVGLVIPTGYSFNLDGTSIYLSMATVFLAQVFGVDLSIGQQITIILVLMLTSKGAAGVTGSGFIVLASTLSALQVIPLEGLALLLGVDRFMSEGRAIVNLIGNGIATIIVAKSENEFDEAKSIEAVEDMKKMKTAV, from the coding sequence ATGAAACTGTTTAAAAATTTAACAGTTCAGGTCATAACTGCGGTCATCATCGGGGTCATTGTCGGGCTGGTCTGGCCTGATATCGGAAAAGAAATGAAACCGCTTGGCGATACATTTATCAACGCTGTTAAAATGGTGATCGCCCCAATCATTTTTTTCACTATCGTTCTCGGGATTGCAAAAATGGGCGATATGAAGAAGGTTGGAAAAGTAGGGGGAAAAGCGTTTATTTATTTCGAGGTTGTCACAACTCTCGCACTCATTATCGGTTTGTTCGTCGTTAATATTATAAAGCCGGGATCGGGGCTTGATTACAGCAAGCTTGAAAAGGGTGATGTATCACAATACACGCAAAATGGCGGTCAGGGAATCGACTGGATTGAATTTGTCACACACATTGTTCCGTCCAACATGGTTGATGCCTTCGCAAAAGGGGACATTTTGCAGGTCTTATTCTTTTCGATTCTTTTCGGAGTCGGTCTTGCGGCATTAGGTGAAAAAGGGAAAAGCGTCATTGATTTCTTCGACAAGATTTCTCACGTCTTTTTCAAAATCATCGGCTATATCATGCGCGCGGCGCCAATCGGGGCATTCGGGGCGATGGCGTATACGATCGGGCACTTCGGTCTCGATTCCATCAAGCCGCTGGCAAGTTTAATGATGTCTGTTTATATTACGATGTTCCTGTTCGTATTTGTAGCTTTAAATATCATCTGCAAGCTTTACGGATTCAGTCTGTGGAATTACCTGCGCTTTATTAAAGATGAGCTTCTGATCGTGCTTGGCACAAGCTCTTCAGAATCGGTGCTTCCGCGTATGATGGATAAAATGGAGCGTTACGGCTGTTCAAAATCCGTTGTCGGGCTTGTCATTCCGACGGGCTATTCATTTAACCTTGACGGCACATCGATTTATTTATCAATGGCGACGGTTTTTCTGGCACAGGTGTTTGGAGTGGACCTCAGCATTGGCCAGCAAATTACAATTATCCTCGTTCTGATGCTGACATCGAAGGGAGCGGCCGGTGTGACGGGAAGCGGATTTATCGTCCTTGCCTCAACACTGTCAGCGCTTCAGGTCATTCCGCTGGAGGGTCTTGCACTCCTGCTTGGGGTTGACCGTTTCATGAGTGAAGGAAGAGCGATTGTGAACCTGATCGGAAACGGAATCGCCACGATCATTGTTGCAAAAAGCGAAAATGAATTCGATGAAGCAAAAAGCATAGAGGCTGTTGAAGACATGAAAAAAATGAAAACAGCAGTTTAA
- a CDS encoding EcsC family protein, whose translation MTTERKEDLHQQLKEIEKWEKDQQKVWFWEKLSRLPFQLLDKLTPEFIQKKIGKLLDELGSFVQTGGQYLTSEKQIIKMFQKKLPEEIFESLEDVQQAPLPIMDEIAEGMGKNRINAATVQGATTGVGGMFTLAADIPAVLGLSLKTLQDIAVAYGFDPKEKKERVFIVKCMQLTSADVVGKKSILNELKDYDQDRTYKNVASQIQGWREVVLGYRDTFGWKKLFQLVPVAGMVFGASANRSTLNDITETGMMLYKKRRILERLKETEREME comes from the coding sequence GTGACAACAGAACGAAAAGAAGACTTGCATCAGCAATTAAAAGAAATAGAGAAATGGGAAAAAGATCAGCAAAAAGTCTGGTTTTGGGAAAAACTCAGCCGTCTCCCGTTTCAGCTGCTGGACAAGCTGACACCGGAATTCATCCAAAAAAAGATCGGCAAGCTCTTGGATGAGCTCGGCAGCTTTGTCCAAACAGGAGGGCAGTATCTGACATCTGAAAAACAGATTATCAAGATGTTTCAAAAGAAACTGCCGGAGGAGATCTTCGAATCACTCGAAGACGTACAACAAGCCCCTCTTCCTATCATGGATGAAATTGCGGAAGGAATGGGCAAAAACAGAATTAACGCCGCAACTGTTCAAGGCGCGACAACGGGTGTGGGCGGCATGTTTACGCTGGCGGCAGACATTCCGGCCGTGCTTGGCCTGTCGTTAAAAACGTTGCAGGATATCGCGGTTGCTTACGGCTTTGACCCAAAGGAGAAAAAGGAGCGGGTCTTCATCGTAAAATGTATGCAGCTGACTTCGGCTGATGTTGTCGGCAAAAAATCGATTTTGAATGAATTAAAAGACTACGATCAAGATCGTACATATAAGAATGTCGCTTCTCAAATCCAAGGCTGGCGTGAAGTTGTTTTAGGCTATCGCGACACGTTTGGCTGGAAAAAGCTTTTTCAACTGGTGCCGGTCGCGGGAATGGTCTTTGGCGCGTCAGCCAATCGCTCGACATTAAACGACATTACCGAAACGGGCATGATGTTGTATAAAAAGCGCCGCATTCTTGAGCGGCTGAAAGAAACAGAACGAGAGATGGAATAG
- a CDS encoding DUF2188 domain-containing protein, translating into MPWSIKDYPASLKNLENPVKKKAIDIANAMIDEGYEDGRAIPIATSKAKEWAENASKKEIDDFLKNGDETEHDEDPSSGTGPELMDKAEHVIKHKNGWAVKAEDAKRVSEIKGTKKEAIERAKEIAAHKGTEVIVHLADGSVQRKIKTGS; encoded by the coding sequence ATGCCTTGGTCGATAAAGGATTATCCCGCTTCATTGAAAAATCTTGAGAACCCGGTGAAGAAAAAAGCGATTGACATTGCAAATGCGATGATTGATGAGGGCTACGAGGACGGCCGCGCCATTCCGATTGCGACAAGCAAGGCAAAGGAATGGGCGGAAAACGCCTCGAAAAAAGAAATTGATGATTTCCTCAAGAATGGTGATGAGACAGAACACGATGAAGATCCAAGCAGCGGCACCGGCCCCGAGCTCATGGATAAAGCAGAACATGTCATCAAGCATAAAAACGGCTGGGCGGTCAAAGCCGAGGATGCTAAACGTGTATCTGAGATCAAGGGTACAAAGAAAGAAGCAATTGAACGGGCAAAGGAGATCGCAGCGCATAAAGGCACTGAAGTGATTGTTCATTTAGCTGATGGCAGCGTGCAGAGAAAGATCAAAACAGGATCATAA
- a CDS encoding manganese catalase family protein yields the protein MFKHTKMLQHPAKPDRPDPLFAKKMQEILGGQFGEISVAMQYLFQGWNTRGNEKYKDLLMDTATEELGHVEMIATMIARLLEDAPLDQQEKAAEDPVIGSILGGMNPHHAIVSGLGAMPENSTGVPWSGGYIVASGNLLADFRANLNAESQGRLQVARLFEMTDDKGVKDMLSFLLARDTMHQNQWLAAIKELEAQEGPIVPGTFPKALEKQEFSHQLINFSEGEESAEQTWLNEKAPDGEAFEYVKEAKAFGEKPELKPAPPFVHDTLPGRE from the coding sequence ATGTTTAAGCACACGAAAATGCTGCAGCATCCTGCTAAACCAGATCGTCCAGATCCATTATTCGCGAAAAAAATGCAAGAAATTTTAGGCGGGCAATTTGGAGAAATTTCTGTTGCCATGCAGTACTTATTTCAAGGCTGGAATACAAGAGGAAATGAAAAATACAAGGATTTGCTGATGGATACGGCAACTGAGGAACTCGGGCATGTTGAAATGATCGCCACGATGATCGCCAGACTTCTTGAGGATGCCCCGCTCGATCAGCAGGAAAAAGCCGCTGAAGATCCGGTCATCGGCTCCATTCTGGGCGGCATGAACCCTCACCACGCGATTGTATCAGGACTTGGCGCCATGCCGGAAAACAGTACAGGCGTCCCTTGGAGCGGCGGCTATATCGTTGCAAGCGGAAACCTGCTGGCAGACTTCCGCGCCAATCTGAATGCGGAATCACAAGGCCGTCTGCAGGTCGCACGCCTGTTTGAAATGACAGATGACAAAGGCGTTAAAGATATGCTCAGCTTCCTGCTGGCGCGTGACACGATGCACCAAAATCAATGGCTCGCCGCCATTAAAGAATTAGAAGCACAAGAAGGCCCGATTGTGCCGGGAACATTCCCGAAAGCACTCGAAAAGCAAGAGTTCTCGCATCAGCTTATTAATTTCTCTGAAGGCGAAGAAAGCGCCGAGCAAACTTGGCTGAACGAAAAAGCGCCGGACGGAGAAGCCTTTGAATATGTAAAAGAAGCGAAAGCGTTTGGAGAAAAACCGGAATTAAAACCAGCACCGCCTTTTGTTCATGATACACTTCCGGGACGCGAGTAA
- a CDS encoding TRAP transporter substrate-binding protein codes for MKSLLACLALMIAGIATALFIGFHDRSSSEEIVYDDDQEGLQDQIVFTFSHVVAENTPKGLAANKFAELVNEKSGGKIKIEVFPNGSLYSDIEEIEALQNGDVQFIAPSTSKLGMLSPEWGVLDLPYAFTDYNAVKKGLHGSIGTQLFDSLKKNQLKGLAYWTNGFKQITTNEGPVKTPDDLKGQDLRIMQSDVIEDQFKLLGATPHQESFNSTFQLLENNTVDGEENTISNIYSKKFYNVQDHLTISSHGYLGYAVMTDEHFWNAQTPETRRVLTEAMKETTEWNEMHAEQMNKEQLEVIKMSSSIHIYELSDKEKKEWMKRLDPVYRQYEPIFGRKLIQELLELRGDS; via the coding sequence ATGAAGAGTTTGCTTGCATGTCTCGCACTGATGATCGCCGGAATTGCAACCGCTTTATTTATCGGATTCCATGATCGTTCCAGCAGTGAAGAAATCGTTTATGATGACGACCAGGAAGGCTTACAGGATCAAATCGTGTTTACATTCAGCCATGTGGTTGCCGAAAACACACCGAAAGGGCTGGCCGCCAATAAATTCGCCGAGCTGGTAAACGAGAAATCAGGCGGAAAAATAAAAATTGAAGTGTTTCCGAATGGAAGCCTCTATTCGGACATTGAAGAAATTGAAGCATTGCAAAACGGCGATGTTCAGTTTATCGCCCCCTCCACATCGAAGCTCGGCATGCTCTCGCCTGAATGGGGCGTGCTGGATCTGCCGTATGCATTTACAGATTACAATGCCGTCAAAAAAGGGCTGCACGGCAGCATCGGCACACAGCTGTTTGATTCCCTAAAGAAAAACCAATTAAAAGGCCTCGCCTATTGGACAAACGGCTTTAAACAAATCACGACAAATGAAGGGCCGGTCAAAACCCCGGATGATTTAAAAGGTCAAGATCTCCGCATTATGCAAAGCGATGTGATAGAGGATCAGTTCAAGCTGCTTGGTGCAACGCCTCATCAGGAATCCTTCAATTCTACCTTTCAGCTGTTAGAAAACAATACAGTCGATGGCGAAGAAAATACCATCTCAAACATCTATTCTAAAAAATTTTATAATGTTCAGGACCATTTGACAATAAGCAGCCACGGTTATCTCGGCTACGCTGTCATGACGGATGAGCACTTCTGGAACGCGCAAACACCGGAAACACGGCGCGTTTTAACGGAAGCGATGAAGGAAACGACAGAGTGGAATGAAATGCATGCCGAGCAAATGAACAAGGAGCAGCTGGAAGTCATCAAAATGAGTTCTTCTATTCACATCTACGAGCTGTCAGATAAAGAGAAAAAAGAATGGATGAAGCGCCTCGATCCTGTTTACCGGCAGTACGAGCCTATCTTCGGCCGGAAGCTGATTCAGGAGCTTTTGGAGCTGCGAGGTGATTCGTAG
- the gsiB gene encoding glucose starvation-inducible protein GsiB — translation MADDNKMSREEAGRKGGETTSKNHDKEFYQEIGQKGGEATSENHDKEFYQEIGEKGGEATSQNHDKEFYQEIGEKGGEATSENHDKEFYQEIGRKGGEATSKNHDKEFYQEIGSKGGNARNND, via the coding sequence ATGGCAGACGATAACAAAATGAGCAGAGAAGAAGCAGGTAGAAAAGGCGGAGAAACAACAAGCAAAAACCATGATAAAGAATTCTATCAAGAGATTGGTCAAAAAGGCGGAGAAGCCACTAGCGAAAACCATGACAAAGAATTCTACCAAGAAATCGGTGAAAAAGGCGGAGAAGCCACTAGCCAAAACCATGACAAAGAATTCTATCAAGAAATCGGCGAAAAAGGCGGAGAAGCCACTAGCGAAAATCATGACAAAGAATTCTATCAAGAAATCGGCCGTAAAGGCGGAGAGGCAACAAGCAAAAATCATGATAAAGAATTCTATCAAGAAATTGGTTCAAAAGGCGGAAACGCCCGCAACAACGACTAA
- the dctS gene encoding two-component system sensor histidine kinase DctS, with product MNKKKLSIRWKITILSYILVIFSFLIGGIVLIGNIQHTEERELKKRLMNTARTVSEMTEVKEALARKKQTEAVRHAVEEIRMINEADYIVIMDMNHIRYTHPVSTSIGKKSKGADEEAAFAEHIYFSEAKGEIGTAVRAFYPVKDHELNQIGVVLVGKTLPGITDILLQLKHDITFIVVLTLGFGLAGSFLLARHIKKQMFQLEPHEIVRMYEERTATFHSMNEGVIAIDNRLIITIFNEKAKQIFEVKGDLVGKVIWEVLKDSRLPEIVERNKAVYNEEIRVSGKVIMSSRIPIVMKKKVIGAVAIFQDRTEAAKMAEELTGVKNFVEALRVQNHEHMNKLHTIAGLIQLGKSEKALQLAFRASTEQENVTEFLHRLIQNDAAAGLLLSKIRRGRELGIVVHIDENSSLQQFPEHVDQHDIVVLLGNLIENAFGSFETVQSNDKRIDISIEQTDDILAILIEDNGCGIESAHMPHLYDKGFTVNKTGGTGYGLYLVKQITDKGSGTIEVDSHAGQGTAFSIVFPMKGEEAQHGS from the coding sequence ATGAACAAAAAGAAGCTCTCAATCCGTTGGAAAATCACGATCTTATCCTATATACTCGTCATTTTCTCCTTTTTGATCGGCGGCATTGTGCTCATCGGCAATATCCAGCATACAGAGGAGCGGGAGCTGAAAAAACGTTTGATGAATACGGCCCGGACGGTGTCGGAGATGACAGAAGTAAAAGAGGCCTTGGCGCGAAAAAAACAAACAGAAGCTGTTCGCCATGCGGTTGAAGAGATCAGGATGATTAATGAAGCAGACTATATTGTCATCATGGATATGAATCACATCCGCTACACGCATCCTGTCAGTACAAGTATCGGCAAGAAATCCAAGGGTGCAGACGAAGAGGCGGCGTTTGCGGAGCATATTTATTTCTCAGAAGCAAAGGGAGAGATCGGCACGGCGGTCCGCGCTTTTTATCCGGTGAAGGATCACGAGCTGAACCAGATCGGCGTGGTGCTTGTCGGGAAAACACTGCCGGGGATTACCGACATATTGCTTCAGTTAAAACACGATATCACATTCATCGTTGTACTGACACTCGGCTTCGGCCTTGCAGGTTCCTTTCTGCTGGCCCGCCATATCAAAAAACAAATGTTTCAGCTTGAGCCTCATGAGATTGTCCGAATGTATGAAGAACGGACAGCGACGTTTCACTCCATGAACGAAGGCGTGATTGCCATCGACAACCGGCTTATCATTACGATTTTTAATGAAAAAGCGAAACAGATCTTTGAGGTGAAGGGGGATCTGGTCGGAAAGGTGATCTGGGAGGTTCTTAAGGATTCGCGCCTGCCCGAAATCGTGGAGCGGAACAAAGCGGTTTATAATGAAGAAATTCGCGTCAGCGGAAAAGTGATTATGAGCAGCAGAATTCCGATCGTCATGAAGAAAAAAGTCATCGGCGCCGTCGCGATTTTTCAGGACAGAACGGAAGCGGCTAAGATGGCGGAGGAGTTGACCGGCGTCAAAAACTTTGTAGAGGCGCTCCGCGTCCAAAACCATGAGCATATGAATAAGCTGCATACGATCGCCGGCCTCATCCAGCTGGGGAAATCTGAAAAAGCCTTGCAGCTTGCATTCCGGGCGTCAACTGAGCAGGAAAATGTGACTGAATTTCTTCATCGCTTGATTCAAAATGACGCTGCGGCTGGCCTTCTATTAAGTAAAATCAGAAGAGGAAGGGAGCTCGGCATTGTTGTTCATATTGATGAAAACAGCAGCCTTCAGCAATTTCCCGAGCATGTTGATCAGCATGATATCGTTGTGCTTCTTGGCAACCTGATTGAAAATGCCTTCGGTTCATTTGAAACGGTTCAATCTAATGACAAACGGATTGACATCAGCATCGAACAAACGGATGATATCCTGGCAATTTTAATAGAAGATAACGGCTGCGGGATTGAATCGGCACATATGCCGCACCTTTACGACAAAGGATTTACAGTGAATAAAACAGGCGGCACAGGCTATGGCCTGTATCTAGTCAAACAAATAACAGACAAAGGATCGGGCACGATAGAAGTGGATTCACACGCAGGGCAAGGAACAGCTTTTTCTATCGTTTTTCCAATGAAGGGGGAGGAAGCACAGCATGGCTCTTAA
- a CDS encoding Nramp family divalent metal transporter, translating to MMNKDITAQSPRSKAVQEALDGKIKGFRGLLPFLGPAFIAAIAYIDPGNFATNISAGSKYGYMLLWVILFSNIMALLIQSLSAKLGIATGKNLPEIAREEFPKPVSIGLWIQGELVIIATDLAEFIGAALGLYLLFGIPMLEASIIAAIGSFAILELQRRGYRSLEAGITGMLFVVVIAFALQTFFAKPDAVSVMKGLFVPAFQGTDSVLLAAGILGATVMPHAIYLHSALTQRRVVGKTDAERKKIFRFEFIDILIAMLIAGAINASMLIVAAALFFKNGLFVEDLDVAFQQFGHLVSPMSAVLFGIGLLVAGLSSSSVGTLSGDVIMQGFINYRIPLYVRRFITIIPPILIIASGVNPTTALVMSQVVLSFGIAFALIPLIMFTSNKRIMGALINAKWVTVVSWLIAVLIVALNVFLIVDTFR from the coding sequence ATGATGAACAAGGACATCACAGCACAATCTCCCCGTTCCAAAGCAGTCCAAGAGGCGCTTGACGGGAAAATCAAAGGGTTCAGAGGGCTGCTCCCTTTTCTGGGCCCTGCATTTATAGCAGCCATCGCCTATATTGATCCCGGCAACTTCGCCACGAATATATCAGCGGGTTCTAAATACGGATATATGCTGCTATGGGTGATTTTATTTTCTAATATTATGGCGCTTTTAATCCAATCACTCTCCGCTAAACTCGGCATCGCGACAGGCAAAAACCTGCCAGAGATTGCCCGAGAAGAATTCCCTAAGCCTGTTTCCATCGGTTTATGGATTCAGGGCGAGCTGGTCATTATCGCAACTGATCTGGCGGAATTTATCGGAGCGGCACTGGGACTGTATTTGCTGTTCGGCATCCCGATGCTTGAAGCGTCTATTATAGCGGCGATCGGCTCTTTCGCGATATTAGAGCTTCAGCGCCGCGGATATCGCTCACTTGAAGCCGGCATTACCGGCATGCTGTTTGTGGTGGTGATCGCCTTTGCGCTGCAGACCTTTTTCGCCAAGCCTGATGCCGTGTCAGTGATGAAGGGCCTTTTTGTTCCGGCATTTCAAGGCACTGATAGTGTGCTTCTCGCAGCTGGTATTCTCGGCGCAACCGTTATGCCGCACGCCATTTATTTACACTCAGCCCTTACACAACGGCGGGTGGTTGGCAAAACTGATGCTGAGCGAAAAAAAATCTTCAGATTTGAATTTATTGATATTTTAATAGCGATGCTAATCGCAGGTGCGATTAATGCGAGTATGCTCATCGTGGCAGCCGCATTATTCTTTAAAAACGGGCTGTTTGTCGAGGATCTTGATGTCGCCTTTCAGCAATTCGGACATCTTGTCAGCCCAATGTCAGCCGTTTTATTCGGGATCGGACTGCTCGTTGCCGGACTGTCCAGTTCGTCAGTCGGCACGCTTTCAGGCGACGTGATTATGCAGGGATTTATCAACTACCGCATTCCGCTGTATGTGCGGCGTTTTATCACAATCATTCCGCCGATCTTGATTATCGCATCAGGCGTCAACCCGACAACAGCTCTCGTCATGAGCCAGGTCGTGCTGTCCTTCGGGATCGCCTTCGCCTTAATCCCGCTTATTATGTTTACAAGCAATAAACGGATTATGGGCGCCCTGATCAACGCCAAATGGGTCACAGTGGTTTCTTGGCTGATCGCTGTGTTGATCGTCGCTTTGAACGTGTTTTTAATTGTTGATACGTTTCGTTAG
- a CDS encoding YdbC family protein produces MLIKKIVCEVDAANAEAFSKAQSQWGALSHVAGFVKQAGGWRTSADRPLTAEIISVWEDREVYEAFMENEHDVIYEEIGQKATLYSIEVTFTQADAEEAACMFDNREIEYEPGWTVTKA; encoded by the coding sequence ATGCTAATCAAAAAGATTGTATGTGAAGTAGATGCTGCAAACGCCGAAGCATTTTCAAAAGCGCAGTCACAGTGGGGGGCATTGTCACATGTGGCCGGCTTTGTCAAACAGGCCGGCGGCTGGCGAACATCAGCAGACAGGCCGCTTACCGCAGAGATCATCAGCGTTTGGGAGGACAGAGAAGTTTATGAAGCTTTTATGGAGAACGAACATGACGTTATCTATGAAGAAATCGGGCAAAAGGCTACGTTATATTCAATAGAAGTGACGTTTACTCAGGCTGATGCAGAGGAGGCCGCTTGCATGTTTGACAACCGGGAAATTGAATACGAGCCTGGATGGACCGTGACAAAAGCTTAG
- a CDS encoding VOC family protein: protein MTFHFKGIDHIQLAAPKGCETAARQFYVGILGFREIEKPDELKARGGVWFTFGNRQLHIGIEEPFVPAKKAHPAFEVMDIEGLKEHLKLNGIGIVEDNKLPGADRFYVLDPFGNRLEMLEWQKTRKKG, encoded by the coding sequence ATGACTTTTCATTTTAAGGGAATTGATCATATTCAGCTTGCGGCTCCTAAAGGCTGTGAAACTGCTGCAAGACAATTTTACGTCGGCATATTAGGCTTTCGGGAAATTGAAAAACCTGATGAGTTAAAAGCCCGAGGCGGGGTCTGGTTCACTTTTGGGAATAGACAATTGCATATCGGGATAGAAGAACCTTTTGTTCCCGCTAAAAAAGCACACCCCGCCTTTGAGGTTATGGATATAGAAGGCTTAAAAGAACATTTGAAATTAAATGGAATTGGAATTGTTGAAGACAATAAACTTCCGGGAGCGGACAGATTCTATGTTTTAGATCCATTTGGCAATCGTCTTGAGATGCTTGAGTGGCAGAAAACGCGCAAAAAAGGATAG